The following proteins are co-located in the Microcystis wesenbergii NRERC-220 genome:
- the cobS gene encoding adenosylcobinamide-GDP ribazoletransferase: protein MGRLITIFKFICQEIRSFLGAIAFYTIIPVPIAWPDFGRIARWIPLVGLFLGLILVLLDITLAGLGMPPLTRAVVLVAVWVYLTGGLHLDGVSDTADGLAVTDPQRRLAVMADSVTGAFGVMAVIMVLLLKIAALTDLSDNRALALILAPIWGRWGQVMAIALYPYLKPTGKGAFHKVAFCLPWDCGGVILGLIALFGGLRWGIIAISAGIALALLTGYWLYRRLRGHTGDTYGAVVEWTEALFLVFLTIIT, encoded by the coding sequence TTGGGGAGATTGATTACCATATTTAAGTTCATTTGTCAAGAAATTCGCTCATTTTTAGGTGCGATCGCTTTTTACACAATTATTCCGGTTCCGATTGCCTGGCCTGATTTTGGCAGAATTGCCCGATGGATTCCCTTAGTGGGCTTATTTTTGGGTTTAATTCTAGTTTTGCTCGATATAACTCTAGCTGGTCTGGGAATGCCCCCCTTAACTCGTGCGGTTGTCCTTGTGGCAGTTTGGGTTTATCTAACGGGAGGACTACACCTTGATGGAGTTAGTGACACGGCCGATGGTTTAGCTGTCACTGACCCCCAGCGTCGTTTAGCGGTCATGGCCGATAGTGTTACCGGGGCCTTTGGAGTCATGGCCGTGATCATGGTTTTGCTGTTAAAAATCGCCGCTTTGACAGATTTAAGCGATAATCGAGCCTTAGCCCTAATTTTAGCACCAATTTGGGGACGTTGGGGGCAAGTAATGGCGATCGCTCTTTATCCCTACCTCAAACCCACCGGTAAGGGAGCCTTTCATAAAGTGGCTTTTTGTCTGCCTTGGGACTGTGGGGGAGTAATTTTGGGGTTAATCGCCCTATTTGGCGGTCTAAGGTGGGGAATAATCGCCATTAGTGCCGGAATCGCCCTCGCTCTGCTTACTGGTTACTGGTTATATCGTCGTCTTCGGGGTCATACCGGCGATACCTACGGTGCGGTGGTGGAGTGGACAGAGGCTCTATTCTTGGTTTTTTTGACAATAATTACCTAA
- a CDS encoding PPC domain-containing protein has protein sequence MTRFPLTGRYSGLCVLLTLFWLSGQSLPVRAEKIYNPVPLILNKEINDTLTDKDIPTGEGGFARDYTVDLDKDDQVAIDLKSENFDGVLILLADDGSTVAENDDGPDGGTNALLFARITESGKYIIRVRAFGETGGGNFTLKLTRLRAVEGKN, from the coding sequence ATGACAAGATTTCCTTTGACTGGTCGCTATTCTGGTTTATGCGTCTTGCTCACTTTATTCTGGTTAAGCGGTCAATCTTTGCCGGTGCGAGCGGAAAAAATCTATAATCCCGTCCCCCTCATCCTCAATAAAGAAATTAACGATACTCTCACCGACAAAGATATTCCCACGGGGGAGGGGGGGTTTGCTAGGGATTATACCGTAGATTTGGACAAGGACGATCAGGTGGCCATCGATCTCAAATCGGAAAATTTTGATGGAGTTTTAATTCTCCTGGCCGACGATGGTTCCACTGTAGCGGAAAATGATGATGGTCCCGATGGTGGCACTAATGCCCTCCTCTTTGCGCGCATTACCGAGTCGGGTAAATATATTATTCGGGTGAGAGCTTTCGGAGAAACCGGTGGGGGAAATTTTACCCTGAAATTAACCCGTTTACGGGCCGTGGAGGGCAAAAATTAG
- a CDS encoding DUF4278 domain-containing protein: MKLTYRGIAYEKNPTATVASSPMILSYRGVPYLKNRGVVQPIQKLVAVTYRGQAYHITQSLASLPMEEPPLSF, translated from the coding sequence ATGAAATTAACCTATCGCGGCATTGCTTACGAGAAAAATCCCACTGCCACCGTTGCTTCCAGTCCGATGATTTTAAGCTATCGTGGTGTTCCCTATTTAAAAAACCGTGGTGTCGTTCAACCCATTCAGAAACTGGTAGCCGTTACCTATCGCGGTCAAGCCTATCATATCACTCAGTCTTTAGCTTCTTTGCCCATGGAAGAACCCCCTTTAAGTTTTTAA
- a CDS encoding potassium channel family protein — protein sequence MQSSLKRIIIGASFFLATVVGATIGYMAYGWSFLDAVYMVIITIFGVGFGEVKPINTPSLRAFTMLVIICGTTSAVYVVGGFFQMLTEGEINRAFSDRRMNKEMECLENHVIICGFGRIGRILTTKLAKTAQSFIIVDNNPDRIGLAQEKGYITLNGNATDESILQKAGIDKARVLATVLPDDALNVFITLTARELSPQLYIIARGEYPSTEKKLKLAGADQVVLPATIGAERMAHLITHPAAIDFLQEDEGRRNLNELLADIDLQFEEYSILSDSPFLGQPISQMEVRGQGAFIIVAVRQFDGRVITHPDNSTILQQGDTVILLGHRGDVPNFARRYALRREMRYRGSSW from the coding sequence ATGCAAAGTTCACTGAAAAGGATTATCATCGGTGCGAGTTTTTTTCTCGCTACGGTAGTCGGAGCAACTATCGGTTATATGGCCTACGGTTGGAGTTTTCTCGATGCCGTTTATATGGTGATTATCACCATATTTGGGGTAGGTTTCGGGGAAGTTAAACCGATTAACACTCCCAGTCTGAGAGCTTTTACCATGTTAGTTATCATCTGTGGGACCACCTCGGCCGTTTATGTGGTGGGAGGGTTTTTTCAGATGCTGACCGAGGGAGAAATTAACAGAGCTTTTAGCGATCGCCGGATGAATAAAGAGATGGAATGCTTAGAAAATCACGTCATAATCTGCGGTTTTGGGCGCATAGGACGCATCCTAACGACTAAATTGGCAAAAACAGCCCAATCTTTTATTATCGTCGATAATAACCCCGATCGCATTGGATTAGCTCAGGAAAAAGGTTACATAACTCTTAATGGTAACGCCACCGATGAAAGTATTCTCCAGAAAGCCGGTATCGACAAAGCGCGAGTTTTAGCGACGGTGTTGCCCGATGATGCCTTAAATGTCTTCATCACTTTAACCGCAAGAGAACTCAGTCCGCAACTATACATCATCGCTAGGGGAGAATATCCCAGCACCGAGAAAAAATTAAAACTAGCCGGGGCCGATCAAGTGGTCTTACCTGCTACCATTGGAGCAGAGAGAATGGCCCATTTAATCACCCATCCGGCCGCGATTGATTTTTTACAGGAAGATGAAGGTAGGCGCAATCTCAACGAATTATTAGCCGATATCGACCTGCAATTTGAAGAATACTCGATTTTAAGCGATTCGCCCTTTTTGGGACAACCTATCAGTCAGATGGAAGTGCGGGGACAGGGTGCTTTTATTATCGTCGCTGTCCGTCAATTTGATGGTCGTGTCATCACCCATCCCGACAATTCCACCATTCTACAGCAAGGCGATACGGTCATTTTATTAGGTCATCGGGGCGATGTTCCCAATTTTGCCCGTCGTTATGCCTTGCGTCGAGAAATGCGCTATCGAGGGTCTTCTTGGTAG
- a CDS encoding DNA-formamidopyrimidine glycosylase, with the protein MPELPEVETVRRGLNQVTQGKKIIGGEVLLQRTLAYPNCEATFLQGIAQTTISNWQRRGKYLLANLDNGSSIGVHLRMTGQLLWVKDTTPLPIHTRLRFFFANQQELRFIDTRTFGKIWWIAADKTPETVITGLKKLGLEPFDRNFTPDYLYSHCQKSRRPIKTFLLDQNVVAGIGNIYADEVLFKSGIHPQTAANLLKIEQIDLLTKNIISVLETAIAEGGTSFSDFLHVTGVNGNYGAMAWVYGRTGENCRLCGATIARIKLSGRSSHFCPQCQVSTVISKQ; encoded by the coding sequence ATGCCAGAATTGCCAGAAGTAGAAACGGTGCGTCGCGGGTTAAATCAAGTTACCCAGGGCAAAAAAATTATCGGTGGGGAAGTATTATTACAGCGTACCCTAGCCTATCCTAATTGCGAGGCAACTTTTCTGCAAGGAATTGCTCAGACCACGATTAGCAATTGGCAGCGCCGGGGCAAATATCTCCTCGCCAATTTAGATAATGGTAGCAGTATCGGGGTTCATCTGCGTATGACCGGACAATTGCTCTGGGTAAAAGATACCACTCCCCTGCCGATTCATACGCGCTTACGCTTCTTTTTTGCTAATCAGCAAGAATTGCGCTTTATCGATACCCGCACTTTCGGGAAAATTTGGTGGATTGCCGCCGATAAAACCCCAGAAACTGTGATTACTGGTCTCAAAAAACTGGGACTAGAACCCTTCGATCGCAATTTTACCCCCGATTACCTCTATAGTCACTGTCAAAAAAGTCGTCGTCCGATTAAAACTTTTCTCCTCGATCAAAATGTGGTGGCAGGAATTGGCAATATCTACGCGGATGAAGTTCTTTTTAAAAGTGGTATCCATCCCCAAACTGCCGCTAATCTCTTAAAAATTGAGCAAATAGACTTATTGACAAAAAACATTATTTCTGTATTGGAAACCGCGATCGCTGAAGGCGGCACCAGTTTTAGCGATTTTCTCCACGTTACGGGAGTTAACGGCAATTATGGGGCGATGGCCTGGGTTTATGGTCGTACTGGCGAAAATTGTCGTCTTTGCGGTGCAACTATTGCCAGAATTAAATTAAGTGGGCGCTCCTCTCATTTTTGTCCCCAATGTCAAGTCTCAACAGTAATCAGTAAACAGTAA
- a CDS encoding cytochrome c biogenesis protein, translating into MTISETSSNLKNRPPQWGRKFIQTIADLRLAIILLLLIAIFSISGTVIEQGQSLSFYQVNYPEKPALFGFLTWKVLLLLGLNHVYSTWWYLSLLILFGSSLTACTFRRQLPALKAARNWQFYQQSRQFQKLALSAELETGSLESLTPLLEKKGYKVFLENNSLYARKGLIGKIGPIIVHAAMLIILAGAIWGALTGFFAQEMVASGDSFQVKNIIEAGPLSKNSLPKDWGIKVNRFWIDYSPKGDVEQFYSDLSVIDNQGQQIDRKTIQVNQPLHHKGVTFYQTSWGIAGVKVQVNNSPILQLPMASLDTKGNGQIWGTWIPTKTDLSEGVSLLARDLQGTLVVYDAKGDLTSAVREGMTIPINGVNLKIVELVGSTGLQIKADPGVPIVYLGFALLMMGVVMSYFSHSQIWALQSGDRFYIGGKTNRAQVSFEREIIDTIEMLKLK; encoded by the coding sequence ATGACTATATCGGAAACTTCCTCAAATTTAAAGAATAGACCGCCTCAATGGGGACGTAAATTTATCCAGACTATTGCCGATCTGCGATTGGCAATTATCCTCTTACTTTTAATCGCTATTTTTAGCATTTCTGGGACGGTAATCGAACAGGGCCAATCTCTATCTTTCTACCAAGTTAATTATCCTGAAAAACCCGCTTTATTTGGCTTTCTGACTTGGAAAGTTTTATTACTATTGGGATTAAATCATGTTTATAGCACTTGGTGGTATCTATCATTATTAATTCTCTTTGGTTCCAGTTTAACCGCTTGTACCTTCCGACGACAATTACCCGCTTTAAAGGCGGCAAGAAACTGGCAATTTTATCAACAATCTCGCCAATTTCAAAAACTAGCTTTAAGTGCTGAATTAGAAACCGGTTCCCTAGAATCACTAACCCCCTTATTAGAAAAAAAAGGCTACAAAGTTTTTCTAGAAAATAACAGTCTTTATGCTCGTAAAGGTCTGATTGGTAAAATCGGTCCGATTATCGTTCATGCAGCCATGTTAATTATTTTAGCGGGAGCGATCTGGGGAGCGTTAACCGGCTTTTTCGCTCAAGAAATGGTAGCTAGTGGCGATAGTTTTCAGGTTAAAAATATTATTGAAGCCGGACCATTATCTAAAAATTCTCTCCCTAAAGATTGGGGGATTAAAGTTAATCGTTTTTGGATTGATTATAGTCCTAAAGGTGACGTAGAACAATTTTATTCTGATCTGTCGGTAATCGATAATCAAGGACAGCAGATCGATCGCAAAACTATTCAAGTTAATCAACCTTTGCACCATAAAGGGGTGACTTTTTATCAAACCAGTTGGGGAATTGCTGGGGTAAAAGTACAGGTGAATAATAGTCCAATCCTACAGCTACCGATGGCTAGTTTAGACACGAAAGGTAATGGACAAATCTGGGGAACTTGGATTCCGACTAAAACCGATCTTAGTGAGGGAGTTTCTCTTTTAGCCAGAGATTTACAAGGTACGTTAGTTGTCTATGATGCTAAGGGAGATTTAACCTCTGCTGTACGAGAAGGAATGACGATTCCTATCAATGGAGTTAATCTAAAAATAGTCGAATTAGTGGGCAGTACAGGTTTACAAATTAAGGCAGATCCGGGAGTCCCGATTGTCTATTTAGGTTTTGCTTTATTGATGATGGGAGTAGTAATGAGTTACTTTTCCCATTCCCAAATTTGGGCTTTACAATCGGGTGATCGCTTTTATATTGGTGGTAAAACTAATCGCGCTCAAGTCAGTTTTGAACGGGAAATAATTGATACTATCGAAATGTTAAAGTTAAAGTAG
- a CDS encoding cytochrome c biogenesis protein CcdA, with amino-acid sequence MLDQLQTQLYHLEQYADRLVTSQLTHLSFVSIAVIFLAGLLTSLTPCMLSMLPITVAYIGGYENQGRLAAFWQSTWFSLGLATTLAGLGLIAATLGKVYGQVGIGLPIIVSAIAILMGLNLLELLPLRFPSLGATDWITGDFPPILRSYLLGLTFGLIASPCSTPVLATLLAWVANTGDLSLGGGLLLSYTAGYVLPLIIVGSFTASLKSFLSLRQWSGWINPVSGVLLIGFGVFSLLSRLL; translated from the coding sequence ATGTTAGACCAATTACAGACTCAACTCTATCACCTTGAACAATACGCCGATCGCTTAGTGACTTCCCAACTAACTCACCTTAGTTTTGTCAGTATTGCCGTGATTTTTCTAGCCGGTTTACTCACCAGTCTTACCCCCTGTATGCTGTCGATGTTGCCGATTACCGTCGCTTATATCGGGGGTTACGAAAATCAAGGTCGTTTAGCGGCTTTTTGGCAGTCCACATGGTTTTCTCTGGGATTAGCCACCACCTTAGCGGGATTGGGACTAATTGCCGCTACTTTAGGAAAAGTCTATGGACAGGTGGGGATCGGTTTACCAATTATCGTCAGTGCGATCGCTATTTTGATGGGGTTAAACCTCTTGGAATTATTACCCCTGCGCTTCCCCTCCCTTGGCGCTACCGATTGGATTACCGGGGATTTTCCTCCGATTTTGCGGTCCTATCTTCTTGGTTTAACATTTGGTTTAATCGCCTCTCCTTGCAGTACACCTGTTCTAGCAACTTTATTGGCATGGGTGGCAAATACGGGGGATTTAAGCTTAGGAGGGGGATTATTGTTATCCTACACTGCTGGCTATGTTTTACCCCTAATTATCGTCGGTTCTTTTACTGCCTCGCTGAAAAGCTTTCTTTCCCTGCGTCAATGGTCCGGTTGGATTAATCCTGTCAGTGGGGTTTTATTAATCGGTTTTGGAGTTTTTTCTTTATTATCCCGTCTGCTGTGA
- a CDS encoding VOC family protein, with protein MNITKSLHTAILVTELEKAVNFYENVLGLTRIDRPFQYDGVWYQVGDYQIHLIVDTNYQNYRPNPEKWGRNPHIAFAIDDVAAMGNYLESQGYTIQMSASGRKALFVSDPDGNILEMSQI; from the coding sequence ATGAACATCACCAAATCCTTACACACGGCGATTTTAGTCACGGAGCTAGAAAAAGCCGTTAACTTTTACGAAAATGTTCTAGGATTGACTAGAATTGATCGCCCTTTTCAATACGATGGGGTTTGGTATCAAGTGGGAGATTATCAAATTCATTTAATTGTCGATACCAATTACCAAAACTACCGTCCCAATCCCGAAAAATGGGGACGCAATCCTCATATTGCCTTCGCTATTGATGACGTGGCAGCCATGGGTAACTATCTAGAAAGTCAAGGTTATACAATTCAAATGAGTGCCTCGGGTAGAAAGGCATTATTTGTCAGTGATCCCGATGGTAATATCCTAGAAATGAGCCAAATTTAG
- a CDS encoding ABC transporter permease: MLKYFLRRLLFSIPTLLAISMVVFGILALAPGDPMGEFAANPAITEAVRENIRKSLGLDQPLPVRYIKWLLAFLQGDMGYSFTSRSPVFTLIWQRLPTTLWIVGIAYIFGVLIAFPLGVISAVKRYSWLDKIISTFSLLGFSLPTFVTGLLLIIIFSVQLNWLPSFYNSTLEIRDFNSLIEQVKQSIMPVTVLSLYQGAMLMRFVRSSVTEEIHQEYVKTALAKGLTNFSVLTKHIVRNALIPVVTLIALDIPSIFTGALVTEQVFRVPGIGALLIDSISRSDTPVVMAITFIYGILIVIFNLIADLTYSWLDPRVRY, encoded by the coding sequence ATGCTCAAATATTTTCTGAGAAGATTATTATTTTCGATTCCCACTCTTTTAGCCATTAGTATGGTGGTTTTTGGCATTTTGGCCCTAGCGCCGGGGGATCCGATGGGGGAATTTGCCGCTAATCCAGCTATTACGGAAGCGGTGCGAGAAAATATTCGCAAAAGTCTCGGATTAGATCAACCCCTTCCCGTGCGTTATATCAAGTGGTTGTTAGCATTTCTTCAAGGAGATATGGGCTATTCTTTCACCAGTCGCAGCCCAGTTTTTACCCTCATTTGGCAGCGTTTACCCACAACCCTCTGGATTGTCGGTATTGCCTATATTTTCGGGGTTTTAATTGCTTTTCCTTTGGGCGTAATTTCAGCAGTCAAGCGCTATTCTTGGTTAGACAAAATCATCTCTACTTTTTCCCTGCTGGGCTTTTCTTTACCCACCTTTGTGACGGGATTATTATTAATTATTATCTTTAGTGTGCAGTTAAACTGGCTACCATCTTTTTATAACAGTACCCTAGAAATCCGCGATTTTAATAGTTTGATCGAGCAGGTTAAACAGTCAATTATGCCCGTAACCGTATTAAGCTTATATCAAGGGGCGATGTTGATGCGTTTCGTGCGTTCTTCCGTAACTGAAGAAATTCACCAAGAGTACGTTAAAACTGCCTTAGCCAAGGGACTAACTAATTTTTCTGTCCTAACTAAGCATATAGTGCGTAATGCTTTAATCCCCGTTGTCACCCTGATTGCTCTCGATATTCCCTCAATTTTTACCGGTGCTTTAGTTACAGAACAAGTGTTTCGTGTGCCGGGTATCGGTGCTTTATTAATTGATTCTATTTCCCGCAGTGATACCCCCGTAGTGATGGCGATTACCTTTATCTATGGGATTTTAATTGTTATCTTTAACTTAATTGCCGATTTAACCTATAGTTGGCTCGATCCGCGAGTCAGATATTAA
- a CDS encoding peptide ABC transporter substrate-binding protein: MFKRSLFLPLLILSLSCTLLFSACRQQTANNPPATTNNNSETLKLLYWQAPTILNPHLSTGFKDSEASRITLEPLASFNEKGELVPFLAAEIPTIENGGVARDGKSVTWKLKKDIKWSDGTPFTAKDVIATYNFITNPKTGSTSAGNYEIVKSVEAINPHTVKITFKQVNPAWSLVFVGTEGMILPAHLYEKYSNETARQAPANLLPVGTGPYKVVEFKPGDTAVYEPNSFFREADKLGFQRIELKGGGDATSAARAVLQTEEADYAYNLQVEAKVLSDLEKAGRGQLISNFGSLIERVLFNLSDPNQATAEGERSSIKFPHPFLSDVKVREALSLAVDRDTIATQLYGITGKTTPNFIVMPSEYNSPNTSYEFNLEKAKKLLDDAGWKDSNGDGTRDKNGVEMKLVFQTTVNPLRQKTQEIIKQSLQAIGVGVELKTVDASIFFSSDPANDDTVEKFYADLQMYTTGNNSPDPKAYFKTFTCSEIPQKADGWAGDNYARYCNPEYDKLWQAFSQELNPEKRREIAIKMNDMLINDFVIIPLVHRADVVAISNSLSGFELTPWDRNTWNIKDWKRSK, from the coding sequence ATGTTTAAGCGATCGCTTTTCTTGCCCCTGTTAATTTTATCCCTTAGTTGTACGCTGCTTTTTAGTGCTTGTCGTCAACAAACAGCTAATAATCCTCCGGCAACGACCAATAATAATTCAGAAACTTTAAAACTTTTATATTGGCAAGCGCCGACGATTTTAAATCCTCATCTCTCCACGGGATTTAAAGACTCAGAAGCGAGTCGCATTACCTTAGAACCTTTGGCTAGTTTTAATGAAAAAGGGGAATTAGTTCCTTTTTTAGCGGCGGAAATTCCTACTATTGAAAATGGGGGAGTTGCCCGGGATGGTAAATCGGTGACATGGAAGCTAAAAAAAGATATTAAATGGTCAGATGGTACTCCTTTTACTGCCAAAGATGTCATCGCTACCTATAATTTTATTACCAATCCGAAAACTGGTTCTACTAGCGCTGGCAATTATGAAATAGTTAAAAGTGTGGAAGCGATCAATCCCCATACGGTTAAAATAACTTTTAAACAAGTTAATCCCGCTTGGTCATTAGTTTTTGTGGGAACAGAAGGGATGATTTTACCCGCTCATCTCTATGAAAAGTATAGCAATGAAACGGCACGCCAGGCCCCCGCTAATTTATTACCAGTGGGAACTGGACCCTATAAAGTGGTAGAATTTAAACCGGGAGATACGGCGGTTTATGAACCAAATTCTTTCTTTAGAGAAGCAGATAAATTAGGTTTTCAAAGAATAGAATTAAAAGGAGGAGGTGATGCAACTTCTGCGGCACGAGCGGTTTTACAGACAGAGGAGGCGGATTATGCCTATAATTTGCAAGTAGAGGCCAAGGTTTTAAGTGATTTAGAAAAAGCGGGTCGGGGTCAGTTAATATCTAATTTCGGTTCTTTGATTGAACGAGTGTTATTTAATTTGAGTGATCCTAATCAAGCTACGGCTGAAGGTGAGAGGTCTAGTATTAAGTTTCCCCATCCTTTTTTGAGTGATGTGAAAGTAAGAGAAGCTTTATCTTTAGCCGTTGACAGAGATACTATTGCCACGCAACTTTATGGTATTACTGGGAAAACAACTCCTAATTTTATTGTGATGCCATCGGAATATAATTCCCCCAATACTAGCTATGAATTTAATCTAGAAAAGGCTAAGAAATTACTAGATGATGCGGGATGGAAAGATAGTAATGGTGATGGCACTAGGGATAAAAATGGGGTAGAAATGAAATTAGTTTTTCAAACTACCGTCAATCCTCTCCGTCAGAAAACCCAAGAAATTATCAAACAAAGTTTACAAGCGATCGGGGTAGGAGTAGAATTAAAAACTGTTGATGCCAGTATTTTCTTTTCTAGCGATCCTGCTAACGATGACACGGTAGAAAAGTTTTATGCTGACCTACAAATGTACACTACAGGTAATAATAGTCCTGATCCAAAAGCCTATTTTAAAACCTTTACTTGTAGCGAAATTCCTCAAAAAGCTGATGGTTGGGCCGGGGATAATTATGCTCGTTATTGTAATCCTGAATACGATAAATTATGGCAAGCTTTTAGTCAAGAATTAAACCCAGAAAAACGGCGAGAAATAGCGATTAAAATGAATGATATGTTAATTAATGATTTTGTGATTATTCCCCTAGTTCATCGTGCCGATGTGGTGGCAATTAGTAATAGTTTGTCGGGGTTTGAATTAACTCCCTGGGATAGAAATACTTGGAACATCAAAGACTGGAAGCGTAGTAAATAA
- a CDS encoding DNA cytosine methyltransferase, producing the protein MKNQKRQAISLFSGAGGMDVGVRDAGFNILAEIEFDQHCCATLVANAETHGYNTKVIHADIRTIAPKQLLNDLFLKKGELDLLFGGPPCQSFSLAGKQRGLEDERGLLLFEIIRFAKELQPKVIFLEQVKGLLSSKGENNRRGEVFEKFLEELEAIDYTPKWRVIMAADYGVPQLRERLFVIATRGRNGFYFPERTHAPIEECNGLFSYKPYIGIGEVLNGLSEPDQKIKGKTVYDRADSHVDVTPPRDRERIAQVTEGSYLAAQTHLGEELRCGLSPKDTTKYLRLHRKRPSNTLRCGEIFYHPTESRYLTPREYMRIHGYPDSYILKGPIRSRTGSVPNLDQHRQIANSVPPPLAKAMALQIKGFLDEQNI; encoded by the coding sequence TTGAAGAATCAAAAGCGACAAGCCATCAGCCTTTTTTCAGGGGCAGGCGGCATGGACGTAGGTGTACGGGATGCTGGCTTCAATATTCTTGCAGAGATTGAATTCGATCAACACTGCTGTGCAACTTTAGTGGCTAATGCAGAAACTCATGGATACAACACAAAAGTCATTCATGCGGACATACGAACGATTGCTCCAAAGCAATTGTTGAACGATTTATTTTTAAAGAAGGGTGAGCTAGATTTGCTTTTCGGTGGTCCGCCTTGTCAATCCTTCTCTTTAGCAGGTAAACAGCGTGGTTTGGAAGATGAACGAGGACTGCTCCTTTTTGAAATAATTAGATTTGCGAAAGAGTTACAGCCCAAAGTAATTTTTCTTGAGCAAGTCAAAGGGTTGCTTTCCTCAAAGGGCGAAAACAATAGGCGCGGCGAAGTATTTGAAAAATTCTTGGAAGAACTGGAGGCTATAGACTACACACCGAAATGGCGCGTAATTATGGCAGCCGATTATGGTGTTCCTCAATTAAGGGAACGGCTTTTTGTTATAGCCACCAGAGGGCGTAACGGATTTTATTTTCCAGAGAGAACACATGCGCCTATAGAGGAATGCAATGGGTTATTTTCGTACAAGCCATATATCGGAATAGGTGAAGTCCTAAATGGATTGTCAGAGCCAGATCAAAAAATTAAAGGCAAGACTGTTTACGATAGAGCGGATAGCCATGTTGATGTAACTCCACCACGAGATCGTGAGAGAATTGCTCAAGTCACTGAAGGCTCTTATCTGGCAGCCCAAACCCACCTTGGGGAAGAACTCCGCTGCGGATTATCACCAAAAGATACAACCAAATATTTGCGTCTTCATCGAAAACGCCCATCAAACACATTGCGGTGCGGGGAAATATTTTATCATCCTACTGAAAGTCGATACTTGACTCCTAGAGAATATATGAGGATACATGGTTATCCTGACAGCTACATATTGAAGGGGCCAATTCGATCAAGAACAGGATCGGTTCCGAACTTGGATCAGCACAGGCAAATTGCTAATTCTGTTCCCCCTCCCTTAGCTAAGGCAATGGCACTCCAAATCAAAGGATTTTTAGATGAGCAAAATATTTGA
- a CDS encoding type II toxin-antitoxin system RelE/ParE family toxin, whose translation MIVSFKHRGLEQFFESGTTRGIQANHAKRIRLILARLSAATSPQDMNLPGLVLHELAGQRKGTWTVRVSGNWRITFTFDGVDACDVDLEDYH comes from the coding sequence ATGATAGTCAGTTTCAAGCATCGAGGACTAGAGCAGTTCTTTGAGTCGGGAACCACCCGAGGCATTCAGGCAAATCATGCCAAACGAATTCGGCTGATTCTGGCTCGTCTCAGTGCTGCAACTTCACCGCAAGACATGAACTTGCCCGGATTGGTACTTCATGAACTGGCAGGGCAACGTAAAGGAACCTGGACGGTGAGAGTATCTGGAAACTGGCGGATCACTTTCACCTTTGACGGTGTTGATGCTTGTGATGTCGATCTTGAGGACTACCACTGA
- a CDS encoding HigA family addiction module antitoxin, producing MKMHNPPHPGEVLKELCLEPLNLTVTEAAEALGVSRKTLSAILNGRAGISPEMAIRLGKAFDTSPESWLNQQMQYDLWQAEQTIGNIKVKRLSVV from the coding sequence ATGAAAATGCATAATCCACCACATCCTGGTGAAGTTCTTAAAGAACTTTGTCTCGAACCTTTAAATCTGACTGTGACTGAGGCTGCTGAAGCATTGGGTGTAAGTCGAAAAACCCTATCTGCCATCTTAAATGGTAGGGCAGGTATTAGCCCCGAAATGGCAATTCGCTTAGGGAAAGCTTTCGATACATCTCCTGAAAGTTGGCTCAATCAGCAAATGCAATACGATCTATGGCAAGCAGAGCAGACAATTGGCAATATCAAAGTCAAACGGCTATCAGTTGTCTAA